The Streptomyces kanamyceticus genome window below encodes:
- the dpgA gene encoding 3,5-dihydroxyphenylacetyl-CoA synthase DpgA, with the protein MTTDTALLGVGTAVTATSYSQPEVLDAFGITDPKVRSVFLNSAIERRNLTLPPPDAHGVRHSEEQGDLLDKHKALALEMGGEALRSCLKEIGAELADVRHLCCVTSTGLLTPGLSALLIRELGLDRHCARTDIVGMGCNAGLNALGVVAGWSVAHPGELAVVLCVEACSAAYAVDNTMRTAVVNSLFGDGAAAVALRSDPDVTARQDRTVAAPSVLKFASCVIPEAVDAMRYDWDREQSRFSFYLDPQIPYVVGAHAELVVDRLLTGTGLRRSDIRHWLVHSGGKKVIDAVVVNLGLTRHDVRHTVGVLRDHGNVSSGSFLFSYERLLEEGVARPGEYGVLMTMGPGSTIETALIRW; encoded by the coding sequence ATGACCACCGACACCGCACTCCTCGGCGTGGGCACGGCCGTCACGGCCACCTCCTACTCCCAGCCGGAAGTACTCGACGCGTTCGGGATCACCGATCCCAAGGTCCGCTCCGTCTTCCTGAACAGCGCGATCGAGCGCCGCAACCTCACGCTGCCGCCCCCGGACGCCCACGGCGTACGGCACTCCGAGGAACAGGGCGACCTGCTCGACAAGCACAAGGCGCTGGCCCTGGAGATGGGCGGCGAGGCGCTGCGCTCCTGCCTCAAGGAGATCGGGGCGGAACTCGCCGACGTGCGGCACCTGTGCTGCGTGACGTCCACCGGTCTGCTCACCCCCGGCCTCAGCGCCCTGCTGATCCGCGAGTTGGGCCTCGACCGGCACTGCGCCAGGACCGACATCGTCGGCATGGGCTGCAACGCGGGGCTGAACGCCCTCGGTGTGGTCGCCGGTTGGTCCGTGGCGCATCCGGGTGAGCTCGCCGTCGTTCTGTGCGTGGAGGCGTGCTCCGCCGCGTACGCGGTGGACAACACCATGCGTACGGCGGTCGTCAACAGCCTCTTCGGCGACGGGGCCGCGGCCGTGGCGCTGCGCTCCGACCCGGACGTGACGGCACGTCAGGACCGCACGGTGGCCGCCCCTTCCGTCCTGAAGTTCGCCAGCTGTGTCATCCCCGAAGCGGTCGACGCCATGCGCTACGACTGGGACCGCGAGCAGAGCAGGTTCAGCTTCTACCTCGACCCGCAGATCCCCTATGTGGTGGGCGCGCACGCCGAACTCGTCGTGGACCGGCTGCTCACGGGCACCGGACTGCGCAGGAGCGACATCCGGCACTGGCTGGTGCACTCCGGCGGCAAGAAGGTCATCGACGCCGTCGTCGTCAACCTCGGCCTGACCCGGCACGACGTGCGGCACACCGTCGGCGTGCTGCGCGACCACGGGAACGTGTCCAGCGGCTCGTTCCTGTTCTCCTACGAACGCCTCCTCGAAGAGGGCGTCGCCCGGCCCGGCGAGTACGGAGTGCTCATGACCATGGGGCCGGGCTCCACGATCGAGACCGCGCTGATCCGATGGTGA
- a CDS encoding aminotransferase class I/II-fold pyridoxal phosphate-dependent enzyme gives MAGQRSDGSARIARGYEGKSGKSAPASAPGNSAAKRNRGSSGQHGSSGGLGPGNPGDHLPTGDHLPATGPERASVANRALFDRIGLRQCTPRNPGPPDTGVKILDRVWAAPLVVGPLDAPARPGGEFAVVQAAGTAGLPAVISAFAERTFAELASATDAPLWLRTYAFADRDTARRLAGQAEDAGIGALLLAVGDRDDIRLRRVAAPVNLGWQGPVADVHALLGATADWSDVTGLRAVTGLPLLVAGVHGAADALRALESGADGIVVDALEALPEIARTVAGRCPLLLSGGVRRGADVLAALASGADAVFAGRPVLDGLRAGGRAGVTEALDGLVRELGEAMAFTGTGTAADIAPGLIRTAHRAPDAPRSAGTRTVALRKSELHASVRDPVLDTMTFLNEITSRYPDAISFAPGRPYDGFFDSEQIFSHLRRYLNHLAEQGSSPQDIRTAMYQYGPTAGQIREIIADSLRVDENIDVPAESVVVTVGAQEAMLLVLRALISGPDDVLLVSSPCYVGIAGAARLLDIPVTPVEERADGVSCADLEAVLRAEKARGRRPRAFYVVPDHSNPSGTTMGETARAELLDLAARHDILILEDSPYRLVSPGPPLPTLKSMDRAHAVVHLGSFSKTVFPGARVGFVIADQPVVDDRGRTGLLADELAKIKSMVTVNTSSLSQAAVAGTLLAAGGRVSELNAAASQYYGDAMRATLRELDTRLPSERRDALGVRWNEPTGGFFLTVHVPFRADNAALTRSAQDFGVIWTPMTYFHPGGGGLHGMRLSTSYLTPAQIAEGTARLVRFIEAEAEAASADVT, from the coding sequence ATGGCGGGACAGCGCTCCGACGGCTCCGCGCGGATTGCGCGAGGGTACGAAGGTAAGAGCGGGAAATCGGCTCCCGCGTCCGCTCCCGGCAATTCGGCGGCCAAGAGGAATCGTGGATCGAGCGGCCAGCACGGTTCCAGCGGTGGTCTGGGCCCGGGCAACCCCGGCGATCACCTGCCGACCGGGGACCACCTCCCGGCCACCGGGCCGGAGCGCGCCTCCGTCGCCAACCGTGCGTTGTTCGACCGCATCGGCCTGCGCCAGTGCACCCCGCGCAATCCCGGCCCGCCCGATACCGGCGTGAAGATCCTCGACAGGGTGTGGGCGGCGCCCCTGGTCGTCGGCCCGCTGGACGCACCGGCGCGTCCTGGCGGCGAGTTCGCCGTCGTCCAGGCCGCGGGGACGGCCGGACTCCCGGCCGTGATCAGCGCCTTCGCCGAACGCACCTTCGCCGAGCTGGCCTCGGCCACCGACGCCCCGCTGTGGCTGCGCACCTACGCCTTCGCCGACCGGGACACGGCACGTCGGCTCGCCGGGCAGGCCGAGGACGCCGGGATCGGCGCGCTCCTCCTCGCCGTCGGCGACCGCGACGACATCCGCCTCAGGCGCGTGGCGGCCCCCGTCAACCTCGGCTGGCAGGGCCCGGTCGCCGACGTGCACGCCCTGCTCGGCGCCACCGCCGACTGGTCCGACGTGACCGGCCTGCGCGCGGTCACCGGCCTGCCGCTGCTCGTCGCGGGTGTCCACGGCGCCGCCGACGCGCTGCGCGCCCTGGAGAGCGGCGCCGACGGGATCGTGGTCGACGCCCTGGAGGCGCTGCCCGAGATCGCGCGGACCGTGGCGGGGCGCTGTCCCCTCCTGCTGAGCGGCGGCGTGCGGCGCGGCGCGGACGTCCTGGCCGCGCTCGCCTCGGGCGCCGACGCGGTGTTCGCGGGACGCCCGGTCCTCGACGGGCTGCGAGCCGGTGGGCGCGCGGGCGTCACGGAGGCACTGGACGGTCTCGTACGGGAGTTGGGCGAGGCGATGGCGTTCACGGGGACCGGCACGGCAGCCGACATCGCACCCGGTCTGATCAGGACCGCGCACCGGGCGCCGGACGCGCCGCGGTCCGCGGGCACCAGGACCGTGGCCCTTCGCAAGTCCGAACTGCACGCCAGCGTCCGTGATCCCGTCCTGGACACGATGACCTTCCTCAACGAGATCACCTCCCGCTATCCGGACGCGATCTCCTTCGCGCCGGGGCGCCCGTACGACGGCTTCTTCGACAGCGAGCAGATCTTCAGCCATCTGCGCCGCTACCTCAACCACCTCGCGGAGCAGGGGAGTTCACCGCAGGACATCCGCACCGCGATGTACCAGTACGGGCCCACCGCCGGGCAGATCCGCGAGATCATCGCCGACTCGCTGCGCGTCGACGAGAACATCGACGTGCCCGCCGAGTCCGTCGTGGTGACGGTCGGCGCCCAGGAGGCGATGCTCCTGGTGCTGCGCGCGCTCATCAGCGGGCCCGACGACGTACTCCTGGTCTCCAGCCCCTGCTACGTGGGGATCGCGGGCGCGGCCCGGCTCCTGGACATCCCCGTCACCCCGGTCGAGGAGCGCGCGGACGGCGTCTCCTGCGCCGATCTGGAGGCGGTGCTCAGGGCCGAGAAGGCACGCGGCCGACGACCCCGCGCCTTCTACGTCGTACCCGACCACTCCAATCCCTCGGGCACCACGATGGGCGAGACGGCCCGTGCCGAACTGCTCGACCTCGCCGCCCGGCACGACATCCTCATCCTGGAGGACAGCCCCTACCGGCTGGTCAGCCCGGGGCCGCCGCTGCCGACCCTGAAGTCCATGGACCGCGCACACGCGGTCGTGCACCTGGGCTCGTTCTCCAAGACGGTCTTCCCGGGCGCCCGGGTCGGCTTCGTGATCGCCGACCAGCCCGTCGTCGACGACCGCGGCCGCACCGGGCTGCTCGCCGACGAACTCGCCAAGATCAAGAGCATGGTGACGGTCAACACGTCCTCGCTCAGCCAGGCCGCCGTCGCGGGCACGCTGCTCGCGGCGGGCGGCCGGGTCTCGGAGCTGAACGCGGCGGCCTCCCAGTACTACGGCGACGCCATGCGGGCCACGCTCAGGGAGTTGGACACCCGCCTGCCGAGCGAGCGCAGGGACGCGCTGGGTGTGCGGTGGAACGAACCCACCGGCGGCTTCTTCCTGACCGTCCACGTGCCCTTCCGCGCGGACAACGCGGCGCTGACCAGGTCGGCTCAGGACTTCGGCGTCATCTGGACGCCGATGACGTACTTCCATCCCGGTGGCGGCGGCCTGCACGGCATGCGCCTGTCCACCAGCTATCTGACGCCCGCCCAGATCGCGGAGGGCACCGCGAGGCTCGTGCGCTTCATCGAGGCCGAGGCTGAGGCCGCTTCCGCGGACGTGACGTGA
- a CDS encoding prephenate dehydrogenase, with product MRTMAVIGTGLIGTSVALAACGRGVTVYLSDRTEAAARTAEALGAGVAATPAQPVDLAVIAVPPSQVCAVLIEAQERGLARCYTDVASVKAAPERAALSRAPAPDRYIGGHPLAGRERSGPLAARAELFLDRNWVLTPSALTSDETFDRALELVELCGAVPVVMRSQEHDAAVAVTSHVPHLMASLIAARLREGPPALSLVAGQGLRDATRIAGGDSRLWGDILRSNAPAVAGVLKDLHTDLSRLVPALDALAEPGGGDGDHGMRTLVDLLDRGISGLAGIPGTGRAASAGGHRVRVGVPDRPGELARLLAAVTELGVVAEDAAVDAGVDTGADGGSGLAARFTVPPPVAERMVAELRADGWEAVREHGAARLPSLRE from the coding sequence ATGCGCACCATGGCCGTCATCGGCACGGGCCTGATCGGCACGTCGGTCGCGCTCGCCGCGTGCGGGCGGGGCGTGACGGTGTACCTCTCCGACCGCACCGAGGCTGCCGCGAGGACGGCCGAGGCCCTCGGCGCCGGAGTGGCGGCCACGCCCGCGCAGCCGGTGGACCTGGCCGTCATCGCCGTACCGCCCAGCCAGGTCTGCGCCGTGCTCATCGAGGCACAGGAGCGCGGTCTCGCCCGCTGCTACACGGACGTGGCCAGCGTGAAGGCGGCCCCGGAGCGCGCCGCGCTGAGCCGCGCCCCCGCCCCCGACCGCTACATCGGCGGGCACCCCCTGGCGGGCCGGGAGCGCTCGGGCCCGCTCGCGGCCCGCGCCGAGCTGTTCCTCGACCGCAACTGGGTGCTCACCCCGTCCGCGCTGACCTCGGACGAGACCTTCGACCGGGCGCTCGAACTGGTGGAGCTGTGCGGTGCCGTTCCCGTCGTGATGCGCAGTCAGGAGCACGACGCCGCCGTCGCCGTGACCTCCCACGTACCGCACCTGATGGCCAGCCTGATCGCCGCCCGGCTGCGCGAAGGGCCCCCCGCGCTCTCCCTGGTCGCAGGTCAGGGACTGCGTGACGCCACCCGGATCGCGGGCGGCGACTCCCGGCTCTGGGGCGACATCCTGCGGTCCAACGCCCCGGCCGTCGCGGGCGTCCTCAAGGACCTGCACACCGATCTGTCCCGCCTCGTCCCCGCGCTCGACGCGCTCGCCGAGCCCGGCGGCGGGGACGGCGACCACGGGATGCGCACGCTCGTGGACCTCCTGGACCGGGGCATCTCGGGGCTCGCCGGGATTCCGGGGACCGGGCGGGCCGCGTCGGCGGGCGGCCACCGGGTACGGGTGGGCGTCCCCGATCGCCCCGGGGAGCTGGCCCGGCTCCTTGCCGCCGTCACGGAACTCGGCGTGGTGGCGGAGGACGCCGCCGTGGACGCGGGCGTGGACACGGGCGCGGACGGCGGCTCAGGGCTCGCCGCCCGGTTCACCGTGCCGCCGCCGGTCGCCGAGCGGATGGTGGCGGAGTTGCGCGCCGACGGGTGGGAGGCCGTACGCGAACACGGCGCCGCGCGGCTCCCTTCGCTGCGGGAATGA
- a CDS encoding alpha/beta fold hydrolase, whose protein sequence is MPIATRDGISLGYEEYGTGEPVVMVTGTGAPGRMWRTHQVPALMAAGHRVITLDNRGIPPSDPCPEGFTLADMAADVARVIEHVGAGPCRVVGYSLGAIAVQELLLARPGLVRQAVLMATSGRTDALTAAMTAADLELDDGDGKLPPRFAAYVKALQNLSPRTLNNEERLRDWLAVFEMSAVDPAGARGQLGLQLIPDRRPAYRRITTPCLVIGFQDDLVVRPHLSREVARSIPGSSYAEIPGCGHYGYLENPAAVNSAIVDFFAGGRLDGLVAPHKPRLA, encoded by the coding sequence ATGCCGATCGCCACACGCGACGGGATCAGCCTCGGCTACGAGGAGTACGGCACCGGCGAGCCCGTCGTCATGGTGACGGGCACCGGCGCGCCGGGACGGATGTGGCGCACCCACCAGGTGCCAGCCCTGATGGCGGCGGGCCACCGGGTGATCACCCTGGACAACCGGGGGATTCCGCCCAGCGACCCCTGCCCCGAGGGCTTCACCCTCGCCGACATGGCGGCGGACGTGGCCAGGGTCATCGAGCACGTGGGCGCCGGCCCCTGCCGGGTGGTCGGCTACTCGCTGGGCGCGATCGCCGTCCAGGAACTCCTGCTGGCCCGCCCCGGTCTCGTACGCCAGGCCGTCCTGATGGCGACCAGCGGGCGTACTGACGCGCTGACCGCCGCGATGACGGCCGCCGATCTGGAACTCGACGACGGGGACGGCAAGTTGCCGCCCCGCTTCGCCGCCTACGTGAAGGCGCTGCAGAACCTCTCGCCGCGCACCCTCAACAACGAGGAGCGACTGCGCGACTGGCTCGCCGTCTTCGAGATGTCCGCCGTGGACCCGGCGGGCGCGCGCGGCCAGCTCGGCCTCCAGCTCATCCCGGACCGCCGCCCCGCCTACCGGCGCATCACCACGCCGTGCCTCGTCATCGGATTCCAGGACGACCTGGTGGTGCGCCCGCACCTGTCCCGCGAGGTCGCGCGGTCCATTCCCGGCAGTTCCTATGCCGAGATCCCAGGGTGCGGCCACTACGGATATCTGGAGAACCCGGCAGCGGTGAATTCCGCGATCGTCGATTTCTTCGCCGGGGGCCGTCTGGACGGCCTTGTCGCTCCTCATAAGCCCCGGCTAGCGTGA
- the dpgC gene encoding (3,5-dihydroxyphenyl)acetyl-CoA 1,2-dioxygenase DpgC, whose translation MASLPAPPARTPGQRAAIAAAKEAARALRTRFMDVYADAVYDRLTADRTLDLRIAELLDAAAAELPGLVPDSARLAAERSRPQAAKEGDEIDQGIFLRAVLRSPTAGPHLLDAMLRPTPRALRLLPGFTRTGLVEMDAVRLERRADGVARITLCRGDCLNAEDSAQVDDMETAVDLALLDPAVRVGLLRGGEMSHPRYRGRRVFSAGINLKSLSSGDIPLVGFLLRRELGYLHKIVRGVLTDHPGQWHSPRVEKPWVAAVDGFAIGGGTQVLLVCDHVLAASDAYLSLPAAKEGIIPGVANFRFTRYVGPRPARQVILEGRRIRASEPDARLLVDEVVEPEEMDAAVERSLRRLDGEAVLANRRMLNLAEEPSDAFRAYMAEFALQQALRIYGQDVIAKVGRFGATPPGGPARVVPGGG comes from the coding sequence ATGGCGTCCTTGCCGGCCCCGCCCGCGCGCACACCCGGGCAACGGGCCGCGATCGCCGCCGCCAAGGAGGCGGCCCGCGCGCTGCGCACCCGCTTCATGGACGTGTACGCCGACGCGGTGTATGACCGGCTCACCGCCGACCGCACCCTGGATCTGCGCATCGCCGAACTCCTCGATGCGGCAGCGGCCGAACTCCCCGGCCTGGTGCCGGACTCCGCGCGCCTCGCGGCCGAACGGAGCAGGCCCCAGGCCGCGAAGGAGGGCGACGAGATCGACCAGGGCATCTTCCTGCGCGCGGTGCTCCGCTCGCCGACCGCGGGCCCGCACCTGCTCGACGCCATGCTCCGGCCCACCCCACGGGCGCTGCGGCTGCTGCCCGGATTCACCAGGACGGGACTGGTGGAGATGGACGCCGTACGCCTGGAGCGCCGCGCGGACGGCGTAGCCAGGATCACCCTGTGCCGGGGCGACTGCCTCAACGCGGAGGACAGCGCGCAGGTCGACGACATGGAGACCGCCGTCGACCTGGCCCTGCTCGATCCGGCCGTACGCGTGGGACTGCTGCGCGGCGGAGAGATGAGCCATCCGCGCTACCGGGGCAGGCGCGTGTTCAGCGCGGGCATCAACCTCAAGAGCCTCAGCTCCGGCGACATCCCGCTGGTCGGGTTCCTGCTCCGCCGTGAACTCGGCTACCTCCACAAGATCGTCCGCGGTGTGCTCACCGACCACCCCGGACAGTGGCACTCGCCCCGCGTCGAGAAGCCGTGGGTCGCCGCCGTGGACGGCTTCGCGATCGGCGGCGGCACGCAGGTGCTCCTGGTCTGCGACCACGTACTCGCCGCGTCCGACGCCTACTTGAGCCTGCCCGCGGCGAAGGAGGGCATCATCCCCGGCGTCGCCAACTTTCGGTTCACGCGGTACGTCGGCCCGCGCCCGGCCCGCCAGGTCATCCTGGAGGGTCGCAGGATCCGCGCGAGCGAACCCGACGCCCGGCTCCTCGTGGACGAGGTCGTGGAGCCCGAGGAGATGGACGCCGCCGTCGAGCGGAGCCTGCGGCGCCTGGACGGCGAAGCGGTGCTCGCCAACCGCCGGATGCTGAACCTCGCCGAGGAGCCGTCCGACGCGTTTCGCGCGTACATGGCGGAGTTCGCGCTCCAGCAGGCGCTGCGGATCTACGGCCAGGACGTGATCGCCAAGGTCGGCAGGTTCGGCGCCACGCCGCCGGGCGGGCCCGCGCGAGTCGTGCCCGGCGGCGGGTGA
- the dpgB gene encoding enoyl-CoA-hydratase DpgB: MEPLYTLEIDGSVPLSPAAVKAVAALCDRTEDRAGRGLVVVHVTGAPAGDRPDGLDVSLVTKWERALRRLERLPAPTVAVAEGACGGTALDAFLAADVRVATPDTRLLVPRDTTATWPGMAAYRLVQLAGVAGVRKAVLFGRPIEAAAALALGIADEIADDPKDALAAAAELTDGLSGQEVAIRRQLLFDAATTGFEDALGAHLAACDRTLRQGAAKEAAAS; encoded by the coding sequence ATGGAACCCCTGTACACACTGGAGATCGACGGCTCCGTGCCGCTGTCGCCCGCCGCCGTCAAGGCCGTCGCGGCGCTCTGCGACCGGACCGAGGACCGGGCGGGCCGCGGCCTCGTGGTCGTCCACGTCACCGGAGCCCCGGCCGGTGACCGGCCGGACGGACTCGACGTCTCGCTGGTCACCAAGTGGGAGCGCGCCCTGCGGCGCCTGGAACGGCTGCCCGCGCCCACCGTCGCGGTGGCCGAAGGAGCGTGCGGAGGGACCGCGCTCGACGCGTTCCTCGCCGCCGACGTGCGCGTGGCCACGCCGGACACCCGGCTGCTCGTACCGCGCGACACCACCGCCACCTGGCCCGGCATGGCCGCCTACCGACTGGTCCAGCTGGCAGGCGTGGCAGGGGTCCGCAAGGCCGTCCTCTTCGGCCGCCCGATCGAGGCGGCGGCGGCCCTCGCGCTCGGCATCGCCGACGAGATCGCCGACGACCCGAAGGACGCGCTCGCCGCCGCGGCCGAGCTGACCGACGGCCTCTCGGGACAAGAGGTCGCGATCCGGCGGCAGTTGCTGTTCGACGCCGCGACGACCGGCTTCGAGGACGCCCTCGGCGCGCACCTGGCCGCCTGCGACCGCACCCTGCGGCAGGGCGCGGCGAAGGAGGCGGCGGCCTCATGA
- a CDS encoding MbtH family protein, translating to MPNPFDDENGTFLVLINDENQHSLWPSFAEVPAGWKAVFGEDTRKACLDYIEENWTDMRPKSLIEEMDKYEAAS from the coding sequence ATGCCGAACCCGTTCGACGACGAAAACGGCACCTTCCTCGTTCTCATCAACGACGAGAACCAGCACTCGCTCTGGCCCTCCTTCGCCGAGGTGCCCGCGGGCTGGAAGGCCGTCTTCGGAGAGGACACCCGGAAGGCCTGCCTCGACTACATCGAGGAGAACTGGACGGACATGCGTCCCAAGAGCCTCATCGAGGAAATGGACAAGTACGAAGCCGCCAGCTAG
- a CDS encoding ABC transporter ATP-binding protein, which produces MIGGPGPMVIRGMGPDESVTRQKIKAGTAKRILPYAKPYRVNIVLLVIVTALNAANVVAMPILFKYLIDDGISKGNTSLVVWISVAVAGLALISAAVGFAEAWYSGRISEGLIYDLRTKIFDHVQRQPLAFFTRAQTGSLVSRLNTDVVGAQQAVTTLLSTVVSAGLTLILVLGAMFYLSWVVTLISLVVIPLFILPGRIVGQRLQRIMREHMQVNAEVGSFMNERFNVTGALLAKLYGRPASETGLFSRLAAKGRDLGILTSVYGRMLFLTMTLVGSLATALVYGLGGSLVIEGTFQIGTLVALAVLLTRLMAPINQLSGAHTSLVTALVSFDRLFEVLDLKPLISEKPDAVPLPSSADGGRTAPEIQFDGVSFRYPKASDVSLASLESIALPSQERTTNAWTLRDLSFTAPAGKLTALVGPSGAGKTTMTHLVPRLYDPVEGVIRIGGHDIRDVTLKSLNDTVGMVTQDAHLFHATIRDNLTYARPDATEQELIEACRAAQIWHLIESLPDGFDTVVGDRGYRLSGGEKQRIAMARLLLKAPPIVVLDEATAHLDSESEAALQRALKTALRGRTSLVIAHRLSTIRDADQILVIDEGRVQERGTHEELLALDGLYAELYRTQFARQSSANGDEPRPEQVPQPVGGPMLHGGPDGPMPGGPGGPGLFLLPLGEGPGPDGGGGPGPGPGGPGPRIIGGPPPPRQD; this is translated from the coding sequence ATGATCGGCGGCCCGGGGCCGATGGTGATACGGGGGATGGGTCCGGACGAGTCGGTGACCAGGCAGAAGATCAAAGCCGGCACGGCGAAACGAATCCTCCCCTACGCAAAACCGTACCGCGTCAACATAGTTCTCCTCGTGATCGTCACCGCGCTGAACGCAGCCAACGTGGTGGCCATGCCCATTCTGTTCAAGTACCTCATCGACGACGGCATTTCCAAGGGAAACACCTCCCTCGTCGTATGGATCTCCGTGGCGGTCGCGGGACTCGCACTGATCAGTGCGGCCGTGGGATTCGCGGAGGCCTGGTACTCGGGCCGGATCAGCGAGGGACTCATCTACGACCTGCGCACCAAGATCTTCGACCATGTGCAGCGCCAGCCACTGGCGTTCTTCACCCGCGCCCAGACCGGGTCCCTCGTCAGCAGGCTCAACACCGACGTGGTCGGCGCCCAACAGGCCGTCACCACCCTGCTGTCCACGGTGGTCTCCGCGGGGCTGACCCTGATCCTCGTCCTCGGCGCGATGTTCTACCTCTCCTGGGTGGTCACCCTGATCTCCCTGGTGGTCATCCCGCTGTTCATCCTGCCCGGCCGGATCGTCGGCCAGCGGCTCCAGCGCATCATGCGCGAGCACATGCAGGTCAACGCCGAGGTCGGCTCGTTCATGAACGAGCGCTTCAACGTCACGGGCGCGCTGCTCGCCAAGCTCTACGGACGGCCCGCCTCCGAGACGGGCCTGTTCTCCCGCCTCGCGGCCAAGGGACGCGACCTGGGGATCCTTACCTCCGTCTACGGCAGGATGCTCTTCCTGACGATGACGCTGGTCGGCTCGCTGGCCACGGCCCTCGTGTACGGCCTGGGCGGCAGCCTCGTCATCGAGGGCACCTTCCAGATCGGCACGCTCGTGGCGCTCGCGGTGCTCCTCACCCGGCTCATGGCGCCGATCAACCAGCTCTCCGGCGCCCACACCAGCCTGGTCACCGCGCTGGTCAGCTTCGACCGGCTCTTCGAGGTCCTCGACCTCAAGCCGCTGATCTCGGAGAAGCCCGACGCGGTGCCGCTCCCCTCGTCCGCCGACGGCGGCAGGACGGCACCCGAGATCCAGTTCGACGGGGTCTCCTTCCGCTACCCGAAGGCGTCCGACGTCTCGCTCGCCTCACTGGAGTCGATCGCGCTGCCCTCGCAGGAGCGCACCACGAACGCCTGGACGCTGCGCGACCTGAGCTTCACGGCGCCCGCGGGGAAACTGACCGCCCTCGTCGGCCCGTCGGGCGCGGGCAAGACGACCATGACCCACCTGGTGCCGCGGCTCTACGACCCGGTCGAGGGCGTCATCCGCATCGGCGGACACGACATCCGCGACGTGACGCTGAAGTCGCTCAACGACACCGTCGGCATGGTCACCCAGGACGCCCACCTCTTCCACGCGACCATCCGCGACAACCTCACCTACGCACGGCCCGACGCGACCGAACAGGAACTGATCGAGGCGTGCAGGGCCGCGCAGATCTGGCACCTCATCGAGTCGCTGCCGGACGGCTTCGACACGGTCGTCGGCGACCGCGGATACCGCCTGTCCGGCGGTGAGAAGCAGCGCATCGCCATGGCCAGGCTGCTCCTGAAGGCGCCGCCGATCGTCGTCCTCGACGAGGCCACCGCCCACCTCGACTCGGAGTCCGAGGCGGCCCTGCAACGCGCCCTCAAGACCGCGCTGCGCGGCCGGACCTCACTGGTGATCGCCCACCGGCTCTCCACCATCAGGGACGCCGACCAGATCCTGGTCATCGACGAGGGCCGGGTCCAGGAACGCGGCACCCACGAGGAGCTGCTCGCGCTCGACGGGCTCTACGCGGAGCTGTACCGCACGCAGTTCGCCCGCCAGAGCTCGGCCAACGGCGACGAACCGCGCCCGGAGCAGGTGCCCCAGCCGGTCGGCGGACCCATGCTGCACGGCGGACCCGACGGGCCCATGCCCGGCGGACCCGGCGGACCCGGACTCTTCCTGCTGCCGCTGGGCGAGGGACCGGGACCCGACGGAGGCGGCGGACCGGGTCCAGGACCGGGCGGGCCAGGACCGCGGATCATCGGCGGGCCGCCCCCGCCGCGGCAGGACTGA